The Falco cherrug isolate bFalChe1 chromosome 3, bFalChe1.pri, whole genome shotgun sequence genome segment CCACGCTTTGTGACTGCCCTAGCTTCACACGGACCTGCCAGTTCAAAAAGACCCCCCCAACGCAAATGCACAAAACCCCCAAGGCGGCAGCCTGCGTGTTGAGACACCGAGGGtggtggcaggaaggaaacGGGCGAGAGGCTGAAACCCAGCATCTGAAACCCACGCCTAATCCAAAAGGAGCTTCGCGTGTAAGCGACAGTCTGATGATACCGCACGCCTTGGGCAAAGAATTAGGTTCCACGATACAAAGGAAGGTTTGTACTATGGGTGTAAGGGTGTTTGAAAGGAGCCCGGACCGACTCCCTGGCAGCTAGGTAGAGTTTCTTTTACACATCTACTGGCTTGTAGCAGCTCACGCCTACTATCTGAGGACGCAGTTAAAGTTATGGCTCTAGGATACATCGTCTAAAAtagacagaagcagaaaggcaTCTGAAAAATTCAATGTGACGTTTAAATGGCTCAACACTTTTACAGTATTTACGACCGTGCAAaaccccttccctccctggttACGGTTTTGCCAGTGAAGCTGCACGTGGAACTATGATACGATGAGCATGAAACATGCAGATTGCCTACCAGCCCGCACCACAGGTACTCCCAGCTACAGTTTGCTACGAGGGAGATGCTCCCGACCATACCCTAAAACACTTACTCACTTACCACAGGGAAAGCTGATCAAGTATGACTGCCTGGTGGGAGGCCTTTCAGAAAGGCAGGGCCCAGGAGGGTCCGCAGGGTCTTGCCGGTGTTACACCATGCACCACGGGCTAAGCACAcggggaaggggagagagaacCACGACCTGACCTGCGTTACCGGCCGTGTTTGGTCTGGCCCAAGTCGCCAGGGCAGAGGAGTCATGGGGTTTTCTTCAACCGAGGTCAACTGAGAGATGGAGCTGGGGGTGACTCGGGAAGCAGATGTGGCAGAACAAGAAGGGAAAAACGGCCTTCTTGGCTCTTCGGTAGTACGGTGTCCAAACGCACGAtgagcgggcggcggggggatTTCAGTGCGCTTGGCTGCGCTCCCGGGCTCCAGACACGGGGAGATATTTTCTAGTTGCCGGCCCTAGGAGAGTTCATCTAAAACCTAAGGTCCATTTGTCACGCTTGTTTGTGTATTCCTGGAAAGAGCTGTCCCTCGTCATCTTCATAAAAAGTGTGTCTGTTAGAATCTCTTTAAAATCCCTCAGTCTAGCGCGGGCCACGAGGGGATATAGAACCTCTGTAAGGAACCCTCCAGGAGGCGTTCCATCCAAAAGGACAATTtgtgtaatttgtttttaatggatCGAGAACCCGGGCTGCAGGAGGATTTCCCTCTGGCTTCCACGGGTACCAAGGAATTGTACTCCTCGCATAATGCCAGGGTTCCCCCCTCATCCCCGGATCGGTGAGGCTTAAAGAGGCAGAAGTATTTCTTGTGGCCGTTCAGAGCCAGGACATAGCCTGTGTAGTCACGTTCGAGGAAATGCTTGTCATACTGGTTTGGGATGGGGGCCGCATCCTGCGCGAACTCTAACAAGTACTCCAGCCATTCTCGGTGCTTGTCCAGgctgaggaaggagaaatgaagaGAGCTGCTCCTGGGGGAAGAGTAAAGGGGAAACGGGATTAGCACGTGCCTCCCGAGTCGGACTGTTCCTACTGGACAGGTAAGCATTGGTAAATGAGGGCaggtgcagagctgggtggCCGCAGCTCCTTTTTTAACCCCGTTCAGCACAGGTGACCAGTGCCTAGCGTGCACCCTCCTCATTGAAATATGGGTAcggccaagcagcagcagcaccaaacCTGTCTGGCTAGGAAAGGCTGCTTGGTTTTTGGTGATGCGTTGCTGCTGATGTGTGCAGAGGCCACTTTGCTGGCTAGAAGCATTCCCTCCTGGTGAACGAGCCAACACCGCTGCTAACTTGTCATCAGAGTGGCATTGCCCAAGctgttaaaaccaaaacagaaacctGGGAGAGGGCCCCGGCCTACCCTGTGAACGTGTAGACTTCCAGGGCAAACTTCTGGAGGAGCATGGTTTTGGTCGAGCTGGACAGGATCAAGACCACGTTCATGTGACCCGGCCTCAGGCGCACCAGGTTGCTGTTGTAGTTGATGTCCGTTAGCTCAGTCACCTCGACGAAGCCCTTTTTGGGCATCCTGCTGCAACAAGACAGTGATGAGGTGAAGGGGGAACGAGGGACCGGGAGAGGCTGAGGATGGAGGAACTGCAAAGCCGTTCCCTGTCCTCTGCCAAGCTGTCCCCGTGCCCTGGAGTTCAAGCCTGTTTAATGGGTGCCAGGGCCAGACTCGGATCTTCCTCAACGAGTCGGTCAGACCTTGACCTTCCCCGCCTCTCCCTGAAGATGCCATCTGGGGCCCACTCAGCAGGAATCACGTAATAACTAAGGCTGCACACCCCCGTCCTTGCTGGCCCTTGGTGCTGGCTGAGCACAAATCCCACCCCTCTCACTGCACTCACGCTGCCCCACACAACGAAGGCGCCATGCCCGTACAACTGTGGCGCTTCTCTGCCGCCCCCCTaatgctctgctctgcccagaGGCCCCCCAAGTGATGCTTCAGTGGAAAATGTGTGTGGAGAAACGAGAGAGGGAACCTGTTACTCTCTTTGCCAAAGGTTGCATCGTTCTTCTCCATCTTTGCAGcgttttcttctttctcagagGGAGGAGAGTCCCTTGTGTCACTCGAATCACTGCAAAGGAAGATTATCTTGGGTGCGTTTAAGGCACTGCAGATTGGAGAGAGGAGCTATCAGCTGGACTGTAAGATCCCCTGGGACCTTTTGGCCTGCACTCACCTGAAAGCCTGAACAATGACAGTGCCAAAGAGAATGAAGAGCGCAGAGAAGAGCAAGGACAGCAGCGGCATCATTTCTCGCCTGAGGGGAAGATTTGCAAACAGCAGTCAGGGCTGTGAATCCCACAGTTTCTGTTCGAATTTCAGTTCCTGTTACCTCAAGTAATACCATGCGGTTTCCCCAGAAACTCGCCTGGTTTCCTGGGGTCTTAAAGACAATCAAGATTTTGAGCACTGTCCTGCTCCCACCCAATAGGAAGaggataaaaacattttaaacgatccattttaaaaacaagtgacAGGGAAGAGGTGAAAGACAATGAGAGATGTGTGTTTTTGGGAGCATAACATCCACGCTCAGCCTCGAGGCAAAGCATGGCATACTCGAGGCAGAAGCTAATGTCACCGTGGCACCACCACTCTTTGCCTAAAGCTCGAGAGAATACTGTGTTTTGGTATGTTCTCAATTCCTGTCCATAAGACCCTGTTTCTGCTATGCCTCTGAAACAAGGTAATAGCAGTCCTGCTCCCCATTAAGACTCATTCACACCCAATCCGTACCAGTTACTGTGAAACAAACTGTCCCAGCAGTCTGAGATATAGTCCAGCATGGAGTAGAGCCATCGGATAAGGAACAtctgttgaaaaagaaaaaagccaatgCCAAACCCGCTACCCAGAGCACCCTGACGGGACTCTCAACCCTTAAACCAAACCCTGGGCCTGATCAGGTCTGGAGCATGCCACAGGCTTCTCTACAAGAGCGGGAAAGGGGTCTCACcctggtattttaaaatctaaataatGCCTGTGAAGGGCTGCAATGGGACTATCCGAAAAAGGGGATGCAGTGGTTGGGCAGCTGGAAAGGCCACGTGCTTACGGGAGCGAGCTCGTCATTCAGGTCTGCCAGAACGGTCTCCAATGAGAGAAGGCTGGGGTCTGTCCTCAGCTGGTCCAGAAGATCCAGGAGGATGAAGTTGTCCTCTTTGCTGCCTTGCCAGGCTTCCTCCAAGGCTTTATAGACGACCTTCCCAGCATTGTTGCGTCTCTCCAGAATGACCACCTGGACGAGGCAGTAACAGCGCAGATGTCAGTCTGGGGAAGGTACGGTTTTCTAGACAGATATTACGCTTCAAATCACTGCCCAGAATTGGGAGTCAGATCAAGGTATAGCCTCCTGCCCAAAGTGATGCGAATTAGAACAGGTGAAAGGAAAGGGGGAggatgggaaaaaagaaaaaaaaaggggaaccCTCACAGATGATTTTCCCTTATACTTCTCCTCGTCCATCAGCAAGGTGTCGGCAAATTCCGGCTGCCGATCATTATAGATGTGCACAAACTTCAGTGTGTCTTTTGTGTTGGCCACAGCAAAAGTCAAAAATGCGTCATAAGCTGCAGCAAACTTGTCACCTTCTCCAGTAAGCAAGACCACGCAGTGCCTAGGCAACATGACGAGAGGGTTAAGAGCCATTTAGGAAATGAGAGGAAACAAGCATCCACTTTCCCCTAGCCAGAACCCCATCCTGCAACATGGATACTGAACGTAATGCAATGCATTTGTTCCCCTGCTTGCTCAGAATCAAACAAGTGGCTTTAGAAGCAGCCCCAGCGCCCCGGGGAACAAAATGGGGGGATGTGTCCCCCACGGAGCCTTACTTTCGCTGACGGTGAGACTTCTTCACAGGACACAGCTCCTGGAACAGCCTCTGGCTGGTGAGTCTGGCCACTGTGAGGAACTTATTCTGGGAAAGGAAGTCATCGATGAGCTGCTTCTTCATCTCTCGTGCCTGGTGAGGACAAAGAAATCCAAGGTCAGAACCAAGCCGGACGAGgagagcaaagctgctgtgatGTTCGTGCCCAAAGGCTGCCAGCCACCATGGTCTTCCTGGAAATCACCCAAGACGTTTTGAAGCCCTGAGACCAAGCAGCTACTTGTGGCCACCCTCCTCAAAAGACCAGACACCGTAGCTGAAGCCTGGTGAGCTTCTTCTCTCCTCAGGcttgcttttccctgctgctgaagCCAGAGTTTATGCTGACAACGAACACTCTGAACACTCTTTGCTTTGACGCCTGCCACTGACTGACCTCTCGTCACAAGCTAAGTCAGAAAACCTGGGTGTCTGTTTGGCAGAAGCTCCCGGAGGGGGCTCCGAGCCGTACCTGCACCACATCGGCGGGCCTGTCGATGTGCTCCTTGAAGACCATCATGGTGGGAGTGTAGACGTTGATGTTGTACTGACGGGACAGCTCTTCCGTGCCTCGGAGTCCGACATAGACGTAACCAAAGGACAAGTAATCTCGGTATGCAAAGGCAGTCAGCTGGATGGGAAGAAAGCACCAGCATGTGTTTATGTGAGacagcaaaacagcattttctcccCTCTGCACGTGCCTGAGGTGACTTTGCTTTGAGCATGCCTCCTGCTGTGTTAAAGGTTGTCAGGCACACGCTTTAAGAGGCAAGAGCCCTGCCTCACCCTCGCTGAAGCCCAGTTTGCATCCCCTTAGTTATCATACAGGGAGCCTTAACGGACCCCAGCTGGCTTTTACAGCCTGACCTTTCGCATGGTAGCAGGGGGTTCACAGCAAACAGGCTTTTGGGTACCCAAAGGAGCTCTGCTGCAAAGATCGCTCACTACCAGTAAAGGTTAGTTCCTGTCTCTTGTTGCCACTGCCTCTGAAACCCACCCGTGCCTTCATGTCTGCTAAGGGTACATCCGTGGCAGGGCAGAGAAACTGACCCCCAACGCAGTCGGTCACCTGGCCACGCTGTTTTCAACTGACGCAAATCAGCTTGCTCTCCTAGAACCAGTCAGTAGTACTAAGCGGCATCGGTCCGCCTCTGCTCACAGCGATACGGCATTTTCTTTTGGCATAGCAGGATTTATTAGCAAGTCAAAGGCACAGTGACAGAAATCGCATTACCTTGTATAATAACGGGACAACTGGCATATGATCAAATAGGAGGACGTggggcttgttttctttcttccagttgGAGAGAAAGCGGATGTAGTTTTTATCTGTAATCTTTAAATAGAATCAGAATGTTAGTGGAGCCTCTGACGAAGGCACACATGATGCCCTACTGTCATGTCTGAAGGGGAATCGAGCCTGAAAAAGCTGTCAGGGCGTTACAGAAAGCAGACTGTGGGTTCACCtttccaacaacaacaacaggcgtgcttgctctgtgcttttttgGTATAGGCAGTGAATTAAAACCATCCATCTCAACTCCCCACCAACCATCCCA includes the following:
- the DNAJC16 gene encoding dnaJ homolog subfamily C member 16 isoform X2, with the protein product MGRVKRPRCSSGSQSGATRSASTSRGRPRRRARRCASSMAAPLCPPASLTGSGAVSMVTAGRARRKRRRRVAEGGPSAALAAPRRVGPRPGPAPRRALAGAMELGRAGLAWAAALLLAALGAQAAAAGDFDPYRILGVGRSSSQADIKKAYKRLAREWHPDKNKDPGAEDKFIQISKAYEILSNEEKRANFDRYGDAGESQGYSPHQHRQFHHFHEGFYFDESFFHFPFNSERRDTSDEKYLLHFSHYINEIVPDSFKKPYLIKITSDWCFSCIHIEPVWKEVAQELEALGAGIGVVHAGYERRLAHHLGAHSTPSLLGLINGKITFFHNAVVRENLRQFMENLLPGNLIEKITDKNYIRFLSNWKKENKPHVLLFDHMPVVPLLYKLTAFAYRDYLSFGYVYVGLRGTEELSRQYNINVYTPTMMVFKEHIDRPADVVQAREMKKQLIDDFLSQNKFLTVARLTSQRLFQELCPVKKSHRQRKHCVVLLTGEGDKFAAAYDAFLTFAVANTKDTLKFVHIYNDRQPEFADTLLMDEEKYKGKSSVVILERRNNAGKVVYKALEEAWQGSKEDNFILLDLLDQLRTDPSLLSLETVLADLNDELAPMFLIRWLYSMLDYISDCWDSLFHSNWREMMPLLSLLFSALFILFGTVIVQAFSDSSDTRDSPPSEKEENAAKMEKNDATFGKESNRMPKKGFVEVTELTDINYNSNLVRLRPGHMNVVLILSSSTKTMLLQKFALEVYTFTGSSSLHFSFLSLDKHREWLEYLLEFAQDAAPIPNQYDKHFLERDYTGYVLALNGHKKYFCLFKPHRSGDEGGTLALCEEYNSLVPVEARGKSSCSPGSRSIKNKLHKLSFWMERLLEGSLQRFYIPSWPALD
- the DNAJC16 gene encoding dnaJ homolog subfamily C member 16 isoform X1, with amino-acid sequence MGRVKRPRCSSGSQSGATRSASTSRGRPRRRARRCASSMAAPLCPPASLTGSGAVSMVTAGRARRKRRRRVAEGGPSAALAAPRRVGPRPGPAPRRALAGAMELGRAGLAWAAALLLAALGAQAAAAGDFDPYRILGVGRSSSQADIKKAYKRLAREWHPDKNKDPGAEDKFIQISKAYEILSNEEKRANFDRYGDAGESQGYSPHQHRQFHHFHEGFYFDESFFHFPFNSERRDTSDEKYLLHFSHYINEIVPDSFKKPYLIKITSDWCFSCIHIEPVWKEVAQELEALGAGIGVVHAGYERRLAHHLGAHSTPSLLGLINGKITFFHNAVVRENLRQFMENLLPGNLIEKITDKNYIRFLSNWKKENKPHVLLFDHMPVVPLLYKLTAFAYRDYLSFGYVYVGLRGTEELSRQYNINVYTPTMMVFKEHIDRPADVVQAREMKKQLIDDFLSQNKFLTVARLTSQRLFQELCPVKKSHRQRKHCVVLLTGEGDKFAAAYDAFLTFAVANTKDTLKFVHIYNDRQPEFADTLLMDEEKYKGKSSVVILERRNNAGKVVYKALEEAWQGSKEDNFILLDLLDQLRTDPSLLSLETVLADLNDELAPMFLIRWLYSMLDYISDCWDSLFHSNWREMMPLLSLLFSALFILFGTVIVQAFSDSSDTRDSPPSEKEENAAKMEKNDATFGKESNSRMPKKGFVEVTELTDINYNSNLVRLRPGHMNVVLILSSSTKTMLLQKFALEVYTFTGSSSLHFSFLSLDKHREWLEYLLEFAQDAAPIPNQYDKHFLERDYTGYVLALNGHKKYFCLFKPHRSGDEGGTLALCEEYNSLVPVEARGKSSCSPGSRSIKNKLHKLSFWMERLLEGSLQRFYIPSWPALD